A genomic region of Trifolium pratense cultivar HEN17-A07 linkage group LG3, ARS_RC_1.1, whole genome shotgun sequence contains the following coding sequences:
- the LOC123914068 gene encoding allene oxide synthase 1, chloroplastic-like, translating into MASSSPYEPSSTLPLKEIPGSYGLPVIGALHDRHDYFYNQGRDKYFATRVEKYNSTVLRLNMPPGGFIAPDPKVIALLDGVSFPILFDNAKVEKKDVLDGTFMPSTDFFGGYRTCAFLDTTEPSHPLLKRFIFHILSTKQDTFIGLFQENLSKHFTELDEELAGKHNKANFNSSIGSTTFNFLFKLITDKSPTETKIGDSGPTLVQTWLAAQLAPLATAGLPKIFNYIEDIIIRTIPIPAWTVKSSYNKLYEGLWEAGTTVLDEAEKLGISREEACHNLVFTLGFNAFGGLTNQFPILIKWVGLGGEELHKKLADEIRTVVKEQGGVSFSSLDKLTLTKSTVYEALRIEPAVPYQYARAREDLVVSSHDASFEIKKGEMIFGYQPFATKDPKIFENPEEFVAERFIGDGEKLLKHVFWSNGRETDKATPDNKICPAKNLVVLLCRLYLVEFFLKYDTFTFDFKPSVLGPTITIKSLTKASSTV; encoded by the coding sequence atggcaTCATCATCACCATATGAACCCTCCTCCACCCTCCCTCTCAAAGAAATCCCAGGAAGCTACGGCCTCCCGGTCATCGGAGCCCTACACGACAGACATGACTATTTCTACAACCAAGGTCGCGACAAATACTTCGCAACCAGAGTCGAAAAATACAACTCAACCGTCCTAAGACTCAACATGCCACCTGGTGGTTTCATCGCACCAGACCCAAAAGTCATCGCTCTTCTTGACGGCGTCTCCTTCCCCATCCTTTTCGACAACGCTAAAGTTGAAAAAAAGGATGTCTTGGACGGCACTTTCATGCCGTCCACTGATTTCTTCGGTGGTTACCGTACCTGTGCTTTTCTAGACACAACAGAACCTTCTCATCCCCTTCTCAAACGCTTCATCTTCCATATCCTATCCACCAAACAAGACACTTTCATTGGTCTTTTTCAAGAAAACCTCTCCAAACACTTCACCGAACTTGACGAAGAACTCGCCGGAAAACATAATAAAGCAAATTTCAACTCCTCAATCGGATCCACCACTTTTAACTTCCTCTTCAAACTCATAACAGATAAATCCCCAACCGAAACAAAAATCGGTGACTCCGGTCCAACTCTTGTTCAAACATGGCTTGCAGCTCAGCTTGCTCCGTTAGCCACCGCTGGTCTTCCAAAAATCTTTAACTACATTGAAGATATTATCATCAGAACTATTCCGATCCCGGCATGGACAGTGAAATCAAGCTACAATAAACTCTATGAAGGTTTATGGGAAGCAGGAACAACTGTGTTAGATGAAGCTGAAAAATTGGGTATATCAAGAGAAGAAGCTTGTCACAATCTTGTTTTCACTTTAGGGTTCAACGCTTTTGGTGGGTTAACGAATCAGTTTCCGATTCTGATTAAATGGGTCGGGTTGGGTGGTGAAGAGTTGCATAAGAAACTTGCTGATGAAATCAGGACCGTTGTTAAAGAACAAGGTGGTGTTAGTTTTAGTTCATTGGATAAGTTGACTTTGACTAAATCAACGGTGTATGAAGCTTTGAGAATTGAACCAGCTGTACCGTATCAATACGCTAGAGCCAGAGAGGATCTGGTGGTATCGAGTCATGATGCGTCTTTTGAGATTAAGAAAGGTGAGATGATCTTTGGATATCAACCGTTTGCTACTAAAGATCCAAAGATTTTTGAGAATCCTGAGGAATTTGTTGCAGAAAGGTTTATTGGTGATGGAGAAAAGTTATTGAAACACGTGTTTTGGTCCAATGGACGGGAGACCGATAAAGCTACACCAGATAATAAAATATGTCCGGCGAAGAATCTGGTGGTGCTCTTGTGTagattgtatttggtggaattcTTCTTGAAATATGATACATTTACCTTTGATTTTAAACCGTCTGTTTTGGGTCCCACTATAACTATCAAGTCACTCACTAAAGCCTCCTCCACCGTCTGA
- the LOC123918850 gene encoding allene oxide synthase 1, chloroplastic-like gives MASSSYEPASSTNLPLKPIPGSYGLPIIGVLHDRQDYFYNQGRDKYFATRIEKYNSTVLRLNMPPGGFIAPDPKVIALLDGVSFPILFDNAKVEKRDVFEGTYMPSTEFFGGYRPCAFQDTTEPSHNLLKRFIFYILSSKHTNSLPLFSSNLSKHFIDLDKQLAENHKANFNCSIDAFSFNFFFKLITDKSPTETKIGNCGPILCQTWLAAQLAPLGTAGLPKMFNCLEDILLRTVPVPACAVKSCYNKLYEGLMEAGTTVLDEAERMGITREEACHNLAFVLGFNAFGGLSNQFPILIKWVGLGGPGLHKKLAGEIRAVVKKKGGVTFAALDEMTLTKSAVYEVLRIEPTVPYQYARAREDLVVSSHDASFKINKGEMIFGYQPFATKDPKIFENPEEFVAERFIGDGEKLLKHVLWSNGRETDNATPNNKICPAKNLVVLWCRLYLVEFFLRYDTFTFDFKPFGVSHRITIKSLTKSK, from the coding sequence ATGGCATCATCATCATATGAACCTGCTTCCTCCACCAACCTCCCTCTAAAACCAATACCAGGAAGCTACGGCCTCCCAATCATCGGAGTCCTACACGACAGACAAGACTATTTCTACAACCAAGGCCGCGACAAATACTTCGCAACCAGAATCGAAAAATACAACTCAACCGTCCTAAGACTCAACATGCCACCTGGTGGCTTCATTGCACCAGACCCAAAAGTCATCGCTCTCCTCGACGGTGTCTCCTTCCCCATCCTCTTCGACAATGCCAAAGTCGAAAAAAGGGACGTTTTCGAAGGCACTTACATGCCTTCTACCGAATTTTTCGGCGGTTACCGCCCCTGCGCTTTTCAAGACACAACTGAACCTTCCCACAACCTTCTCAAACGCTTCATCTTCTACATCTTATCCTCCAAACACACCAACTCTCTCCCTCTCTTTAGCTCCAACCTCTCCAAACACTTCATCGATCTCGATAAACAACTAGCTGAAAATCATAAAGCAAATTTCAACTGCTCCATCGATGCCTTTtccttcaacttcttcttcaaaCTCATCACAGACAAATCCCCAACCGAAACCAAAATCGGTAACTGTGGACCCATCCTTTGTCAAACATGGCTTGCAGCTCAGCTTGCACCGTTAGGCACTGCCGGTCTTCCCAAAATGTTCAACTGCCTTGAAGATATTCTTCTCAGAACCGTTCCGGTCCCGGCATGTGCAGTGAAATCATGTTACAACAAACTCTACGAAGGTTTAATGGAAGCAGGAACAACTGTGTTAGATGAAGCTGAAAGGATGGGTATAACTAGAGAAGAAGCTTGTCATAATCTTGCTTTTGTTTTAGGGTTCAATGCTTTTGGTGGTTTATCGAACCAGTTTCCGATTCTGATTAAATGGGTCGGGTTAGGTGGACCGGGTTTACATAAAAAACTCGCCGGTGAAATCAGGGCTGTTGTTAAGAAAAAAGGCGGCGTTACTTTTGCCGCGTTGGATGAGATGACTTTGACTAAATCAGCGGTGTACGAAGTTTTGAGAATTGAACCAACTGTACCATATCAATACGCTAGAGCGAGGGAGGATCTGGTGGTGTCGAGTCATGATGCGTCTTTTAAGATTAACAAAGGTGAGATGATATTTGGATATCAACCGTTCGCTACTAAAGATCCAAAGATTTTTGAAAATCCCGAGGAGTTTGTTGCGGAGAGGTTTATTGGTGATGGAGAGAAGTTATTGAAACACGTGTTATGGTCCAATGGACGTGAGACCGATAATGCTAcaccaaataataaaatatgtcCGGCTAAGAATTTGGTGGTTCTCTGGTGTAggttgtatttggtggaattcTTCTTGCGTTATGATACCTTTACCTTTGATTTTAAGCCGTTTGGTGTGAGTCACAGGATTACTATCAAGTCGCTTACTAAGTCCAAATAG